From a region of the Cygnus atratus isolate AKBS03 ecotype Queensland, Australia chromosome 3, CAtr_DNAZoo_HiC_assembly, whole genome shotgun sequence genome:
- the TMEM178A gene encoding LOW QUALITY PROTEIN: transmembrane protein 178A (The sequence of the model RefSeq protein was modified relative to this genomic sequence to represent the inferred CDS: substituted 2 bases at 2 genomic stop codons) — protein sequence MAPRRPTAPACRPASSPDPPRSSPAGGACAGKGGITQRCVAVEYHFSQPIHLHNILINLTKLIQQNKWHLLHIXSEQPAFLGMAAAVLCRCIVATVSFFWEKSLTQHVTGCLFLMTGNGNASIFCTVSLCPYAASIAYDLNYFPKFIYSLPDDTEHGHSXSVFCAWCSRAFIVAGRCLCTAYPFISRS from the exons ATGGCGCCGCGCCGCCCCACCGCGCCTGCGTGCCGCCCCGCCTCGAGCCCCGACCCACCCCGCTCCTCCCCGGCGGGAGGCGCATGCGCGGGGAAAGGGG GCATCACTCAGAGATGTGTTGCTGTCGAGTACCACTTCTCCCAGCCAATACACTTACATAACATCCTCATCAACCTGACGAAGCTGATCCAGCAGAACAAATGGCATCTGCTCCATATATGATCAGAACAGCCTGC TTTCCTGGGCATGGCTGCAGCTGTTCTCTGCAGGTGCATTGTGGCCACAGTCAGCTTCTTTTGGGAGAAAAGCCTCACCCAGCATGTCACAGGTTGTCTGTTCCTGATGACAGGTAATGGTAATGCTTC CATATTTTGCACTGTATCTCTGTGCCCTTATGCAGCCAGCATTGCATATGACCTGAACTACTTCCCCAAGTTCATCTATAGCCTTCCTGATGACACAGAACATGGACACAGCTAGTCTGTATTTTGTGCCTGGTGCAGTCGGGCATTTATAGTCGCAGGCAGGTGTCTTTGCACAGCTTACCCTTTCATTAGCAGGAGCTGA